A window from Streptomyces sp. NBC_00299 encodes these proteins:
- a CDS encoding HAD family hydrolase, translated as MVEAGRSLVLWDIDRTLLYVGEIDRQVYRETFAEIVGRPAERLPARGTGVTMPLAIRSLLLENGVPASDVPLLLPRMVELLPKCLTAHEKDLRDQAVLMPGAVSALKAVHEQNHCVPTVVTGNLKSSALLKLEGFGLDAFLDTEIGGYSSDDEHRPALVAVAQRRAQAKLGVAFTRSNTVIIGDSLEDVRTGVVGGASVIGIASGKTTAHELASAGADVVLDSLEDVPQLLGEITALTQTFAES; from the coding sequence GTGGTTGAAGCCGGACGGTCCTTGGTGTTGTGGGACATAGACCGCACCCTGCTGTACGTCGGTGAGATCGATCGGCAGGTATACCGCGAGACCTTCGCCGAGATCGTTGGGCGCCCCGCCGAGCGGCTTCCGGCTCGGGGAACCGGCGTCACCATGCCCCTCGCGATCCGATCCCTGCTCCTGGAAAACGGGGTGCCGGCATCGGACGTCCCCCTACTGCTGCCGCGCATGGTTGAACTCCTGCCGAAGTGTCTCACCGCGCACGAGAAGGACTTGCGCGATCAGGCCGTCCTAATGCCGGGTGCCGTGTCGGCCCTGAAAGCGGTGCACGAGCAGAACCACTGCGTACCGACCGTCGTCACGGGGAACCTCAAGTCCAGCGCACTGCTGAAGCTCGAAGGGTTTGGGCTCGACGCCTTCCTGGACACGGAAATCGGCGGGTACTCCTCAGACGACGAGCACCGTCCGGCCCTCGTCGCCGTCGCACAGAGGCGAGCTCAGGCCAAGCTCGGGGTGGCCTTCACTCGCTCCAACACCGTCATCATCGGAGACTCCCTCGAAGATGTCCGCACCGGAGTCGTAGGCGGCGCTTCAGTGATTGGAATCGCGTCAGGCAAGACCACCGCTCACGAACTGGCCTCAGCAGGAGCCGACGTGGTACTCGACAGTCTTGAGGACGTACCGCAGCTTTTGGGCGAGATCACGGCACTGACCCAGACCTTTGCCGAGAGCTGA
- a CDS encoding DUF6886 family protein, producing MCAYHAPMRPEPEQVLHFSEDPTITRFIPRVSPTSKDRGAFVWAVDAVRAPDYWFPKQCPRAMAWVTPDTSPSDRERIIGPGGGDRVHAIEYDWLEEIRNVRLYAYRFDSTPFRSIGEPVPRAHVAEEPVEPLGPPEPVGDLLALHAEAGVQLRVLNILWPYWETITSSTLGFNGIRLRNSLGHPAHRPEARPRTLLGQAGSGGAGLERQR from the coding sequence ATGTGCGCTTACCATGCCCCGATGCGGCCAGAACCTGAACAGGTACTGCACTTCTCCGAGGACCCCACGATCACCCGCTTCATCCCGCGTGTTTCCCCAACCTCGAAAGATCGGGGGGCCTTTGTCTGGGCCGTCGACGCAGTCCGTGCCCCCGACTACTGGTTCCCCAAACAGTGTCCCCGGGCAATGGCATGGGTGACACCCGACACGTCTCCGTCAGACCGCGAACGGATCATCGGGCCTGGCGGGGGTGATCGAGTACACGCGATCGAGTACGACTGGCTGGAGGAGATCCGAAACGTCCGCCTCTACGCCTACCGGTTCGACTCCACGCCCTTCCGCTCGATTGGGGAGCCCGTCCCACGCGCCCACGTCGCGGAAGAACCCGTCGAGCCGCTGGGTCCACCCGAGCCCGTCGGCGATCTCCTTGCCCTGCACGCCGAGGCCGGCGTCCAGCTGCGGGTTTTGAACATCCTGTGGCCGTATTGGGAGACCATCACCTCAAGCACCCTCGGCTTCAACGGCATCCGGCTGCGCAACTCTCTCGGGCACCCCGCGCACCGACCCGAGGCCCGACCGCGAACGCTCCTCGGCCAAGCGGGCTCCGGCGGAGCGGGCTTGGAACGGCAGCGATAG
- a CDS encoding HEPN/Toprim-associated domain-containing protein — protein sequence MGHHSYLVVGDSQFLYTRDDYNEELAALFNETDRELSVTDGSDVTSGDELDESACALGYYTTANALRQRLHVQGFTSSRALADLAEGIAQWRKTYDSQSQFRELEGRGERVFQTLVRRPREPAELLAAIGEAIRPHRSEKSFATVQEYFQYEDEFAETVSDVQELRWFVGERSLVRLIIDQAPDDTRAGLDLGELTGCCVSLDATQPIAGPTRERQLAALPDSAPLIVLTEGSTDSRLLTEAMHVTHPHLVGFVRFIDYTGTKARGSAGALAIMVNAFIAAGVANRFVAIADNDAGGHEALAKLKRQKLPVGCQVLHYPDLPLLASYPTVDSASATVSLTNVNGVAGSLEMYLGEDVLTIDGTLAPVHLGTFIPAVRCRQGALSKSHKVLVLKAFEEKIKKARLGQRSDTSHWSGVHAIIEGIVQAFG from the coding sequence ATGGGGCATCACTCCTATCTGGTCGTCGGCGACTCCCAGTTCCTCTACACCCGCGATGACTACAACGAGGAACTGGCAGCGCTCTTCAATGAGACCGACCGTGAGCTCAGCGTCACTGACGGCAGCGACGTCACATCTGGCGACGAGCTGGATGAGAGCGCGTGCGCGCTCGGGTACTACACCACGGCCAACGCTCTGCGGCAGCGCCTGCACGTGCAGGGCTTCACCTCGAGTCGTGCCCTTGCCGACCTGGCAGAGGGCATCGCGCAATGGCGCAAGACCTACGACAGCCAGAGCCAGTTCCGGGAACTAGAAGGGCGGGGCGAGAGAGTGTTTCAGACCCTTGTCCGGCGCCCTCGTGAGCCCGCCGAGCTGCTCGCAGCCATCGGCGAGGCGATCCGACCGCACCGGTCGGAGAAATCGTTCGCCACGGTCCAGGAGTACTTCCAGTACGAGGACGAGTTCGCCGAGACCGTCAGTGACGTCCAGGAGCTTCGCTGGTTCGTCGGGGAACGCAGCCTCGTACGGCTGATCATCGACCAAGCACCAGACGACACGCGGGCCGGGCTGGACCTGGGCGAGCTGACTGGCTGCTGCGTAAGCCTGGACGCGACCCAGCCCATCGCAGGACCGACACGTGAGCGTCAGCTCGCGGCCCTGCCCGATAGTGCCCCGCTGATCGTGCTCACTGAAGGAAGCACCGACTCCAGGCTCCTCACCGAGGCGATGCATGTAACACACCCGCACCTCGTTGGCTTCGTCCGCTTCATCGACTACACGGGAACGAAGGCCCGCGGCAGCGCTGGCGCGCTCGCGATCATGGTCAATGCGTTCATCGCGGCCGGCGTCGCCAACCGCTTCGTAGCTATCGCCGACAACGACGCCGGCGGACATGAGGCTCTCGCCAAACTGAAGAGACAGAAGTTGCCAGTGGGATGTCAGGTGCTGCACTACCCGGACCTCCCCTTACTGGCCAGCTACCCCACCGTGGATTCGGCGTCCGCAACCGTGTCGCTGACCAACGTGAACGGTGTCGCCGGCTCTCTGGAGATGTACCTCGGCGAAGACGTCCTGACGATCGACGGCACGCTGGCCCCAGTCCACCTGGGGACCTTCATCCCCGCCGTACGGTGCCGCCAGGGCGCGCTCTCGAAGTCGCACAAGGTCCTGGTACTGAAGGCGTTCGAGGAGAAGATCAAGAAAGCTCGGCTAGGGCAGCGCAGCGACACAAGCCACTGGAGCGGCGTGCACGCCATCATCGAGGGCATCGTCCAGGCCTTCGGCTGA
- a CDS encoding GIY-YIG nuclease family protein, protein MDIYEIDPATGTYLGPPYDSVYVYAIGTADALKVKIGYTTGRLERRLSEIQVGCPLPLEILWWAEAGPGLEEALHRIFARQRLRGEWFELGPERLSMFDALHEELYSENYALIEQDAAQHHARQKASRIRAALLAQRKSPPPISVAPTQVPPAPPPLTAAVIPGELHLTLHLPPDTASGGTVEWMAVLDHGQQVARIPTPSTPGPHLRLKRFSNHRSRFVVFAGNRAGVSLPSAAIEVTARTS, encoded by the coding sequence GTGGATATTTACGAGATAGACCCGGCGACAGGCACGTACCTGGGGCCCCCGTACGACTCGGTGTACGTCTACGCGATCGGGACGGCCGACGCGCTGAAGGTCAAGATCGGTTACACCACAGGCCGCCTAGAACGTCGCCTGTCAGAGATCCAAGTAGGCTGCCCGCTACCTTTGGAGATCCTTTGGTGGGCTGAGGCTGGACCGGGCCTCGAAGAAGCACTGCACCGCATCTTCGCCCGGCAGCGCCTCCGCGGCGAATGGTTTGAACTCGGGCCGGAGCGACTGTCGATGTTTGACGCCCTGCACGAGGAGTTGTATTCCGAGAACTACGCGTTGATCGAACAGGACGCGGCGCAGCACCACGCCCGGCAGAAGGCCAGCCGCATCCGAGCCGCGCTGCTCGCTCAGCGCAAATCGCCCCCTCCAATTAGCGTGGCTCCTACCCAGGTACCACCGGCACCTCCGCCTCTGACGGCAGCCGTCATCCCCGGTGAACTTCACCTAACACTGCACTTGCCTCCGGACACCGCATCGGGCGGCACTGTGGAATGGATGGCCGTACTCGACCACGGTCAACAAGTTGCGCGGATTCCAACTCCGTCGACTCCAGGGCCTCACCTGCGTCTGAAGCGTTTCAGCAACCACAGGTCACGCTTCGTGGTCTTCGCTGGAAATCGCGCTGGCGTCTCCCTCCCTTCAGCTGCTATCGAGGTGACAGCTCGAACCAGTTAA
- a CDS encoding DUF4238 domain-containing protein — MTSEPRRANRLFAEVERLAAQSEPPVHNQHVVSKVLLKRFAEHYPRHGLQLLSVDLAYPQRPPMRKGPGGCGVVKDFVAFASQSLEQVWGSTESRLPEVFSALDNGIDPPDSTLAKVLLDTVALHLVRSHTYRDVHFRTFDKPYALVFNLLVNDLQGQLRAAVLREKGLHVVGQGGLEHYASELLQECVDLFQNHGMLRVRMEEVYHQVRDLITDYGIRILVPPRGQEFLIGDVPAFTLIFEKNGLRRNVGVAKATTVVMPLGRHHALAVARPDTDPTVVASVAAQLNQLQVQQARSKVYMHPGSGLDDYVQQHAPNLRAFGRQEV, encoded by the coding sequence GTGACGTCCGAGCCGAGGCGCGCGAACCGCCTCTTCGCCGAAGTGGAGCGCCTCGCCGCGCAGAGTGAGCCGCCGGTGCATAACCAGCACGTGGTCTCTAAGGTGCTGCTCAAGCGGTTCGCCGAGCACTATCCGCGCCATGGCCTCCAGCTACTGTCGGTCGACCTTGCCTATCCGCAGCGTCCCCCCATGCGTAAGGGCCCGGGCGGCTGCGGCGTAGTGAAGGACTTCGTGGCCTTCGCCTCACAATCGCTGGAGCAGGTCTGGGGCAGCACGGAATCGCGACTACCGGAAGTCTTCAGCGCCCTGGACAACGGGATCGACCCCCCGGACTCCACCCTGGCCAAGGTCCTATTGGACACCGTCGCCCTTCATCTGGTGCGCTCACACACCTACCGCGACGTGCACTTTCGCACCTTCGATAAGCCCTACGCGCTGGTCTTCAACCTGCTCGTCAACGACTTGCAAGGGCAGTTGCGCGCAGCGGTACTGCGTGAGAAGGGACTGCACGTGGTGGGTCAAGGGGGCCTGGAACACTACGCCAGCGAGCTCCTGCAGGAGTGCGTGGACCTCTTCCAGAACCACGGCATGCTGCGGGTGCGCATGGAGGAGGTATACCACCAGGTCCGCGACCTGATCACCGACTACGGCATACGGATCCTCGTACCCCCGCGCGGGCAGGAGTTCCTCATCGGTGACGTCCCCGCCTTCACGCTGATCTTCGAGAAGAACGGTCTGCGTCGCAATGTAGGCGTGGCTAAGGCCACCACCGTCGTGATGCCACTCGGTCGGCACCACGCGCTAGCCGTCGCACGGCCCGACACTGACCCCACAGTCGTTGCATCCGTCGCCGCTCAGCTCAACCAGCTCCAGGTTCAGCAAGCCCGCTCGAAGGTGTACATGCACCCAGGCAGTGGCCTCGACGATTACGTACAGCAGCACGCTCCGAACCTGAGGGCATTCGGCCGGCAAGAGGTGTGA
- a CDS encoding DUF6233 domain-containing protein: MFDDLPPDLERLRTLRVWHALWMERIDRKIADLQRRQAEEERGRRNRPQPPDWIVELGIGAERAPVQVHAGDCYMAGKRRRPVNRDEARRLLATGLRACNHCQPDIQLHMLDLATQAAPRRCRAGSQHGQARHDRRQHRATQFASRDADTPTTPHDGADLRGFRDDLPRGSRIGSRKRHLFTAPSVSHWTGRSPVVKRGICTTYAAT; encoded by the coding sequence GTGTTCGACGACCTGCCGCCCGACCTGGAACGCTTGCGGACCCTGCGGGTCTGGCACGCCCTCTGGATGGAGCGCATCGACCGCAAGATCGCAGACCTGCAGCGACGGCAGGCCGAAGAGGAACGCGGTCGGCGCAACCGCCCGCAGCCGCCGGACTGGATCGTCGAACTCGGCATCGGCGCCGAACGGGCACCCGTCCAGGTTCACGCCGGCGACTGCTACATGGCAGGCAAGCGACGCCGTCCGGTCAACCGCGACGAAGCCCGTCGGCTACTCGCCACAGGGCTACGGGCGTGCAACCACTGCCAGCCCGACATTCAGCTGCACATGCTCGACTTAGCCACCCAGGCGGCGCCCCGGCGCTGCCGCGCCGGGTCGCAACACGGGCAGGCACGACACGATCGCCGGCAGCACCGTGCCACCCAGTTCGCCTCCCGGGATGCCGACACGCCGACCACGCCGCACGACGGGGCTGACCTGCGCGGATTCCGCGACGACCTCCCGAGAGGTTCACGCATTGGAAGTCGCAAGAGGCACCTGTTCACTGCACCTTCTGTGTCTCATTGGACAGGCCGATCTCCGGTCGTCAAGAGAGGGATCTGCACGACCTACGCCGCGACCTGA